A portion of the Flavobacterium limnophilum genome contains these proteins:
- a CDS encoding Fic family protein gives MAKYIYEHSNWTKFTWQDKSINVVFGEVRLMQGKIIGQMNTLGFSAKEEATLTALTLDVVKSSEIEGELLNFDQVRSSIARRLGINIAGLVPSNRHIEGVVEMMLDATQRHTLPLTENRLFGWHAALFPTGFSGPYKIETGQYRTGEMQVVSGAMGKEKVHYEAVKPELVKAEMDKFLDWFNNDNSLDLVLKAAIAHFWFIIIHPFDDGNGRIGRAITDMLLARAEDSGDRFYSMSSQILIERKQYYEVLQKVQHSTGDITEWLEWFLHCLKNAMLATENTTQKILHKAAFWKLHEQTSINERQRLVLNKLFDGFEGKLQTSKWAKITKTSTDTALRDIKDLVAKGILQQTNEGGRNANYELMDFKLE, from the coding sequence ATGGCTAAATACATCTACGAGCATAGCAACTGGACAAAATTTACTTGGCAAGACAAAAGCATTAATGTCGTGTTTGGCGAGGTACGCCTGATGCAAGGCAAAATCATAGGACAAATGAACACTTTAGGCTTTTCGGCAAAAGAAGAAGCCACACTTACTGCCTTAACTTTAGACGTGGTAAAATCATCGGAAATAGAAGGTGAATTGCTCAACTTCGACCAAGTGCGCTCCTCCATAGCAAGGCGATTAGGCATCAATATCGCAGGACTTGTACCCAGCAACCGCCACATAGAAGGCGTGGTAGAAATGATGCTTGATGCCACACAACGACATACACTTCCATTAACTGAAAATCGTTTGTTTGGTTGGCACGCAGCCCTTTTCCCTACAGGATTTAGCGGCCCATATAAAATAGAAACAGGACAATATCGAACAGGCGAAATGCAAGTGGTTTCAGGTGCCATGGGCAAAGAAAAAGTGCATTATGAAGCCGTAAAACCCGAACTTGTTAAAGCAGAAATGGACAAATTCTTGGATTGGTTCAATAACGACAACAGTCTTGATCTCGTATTGAAAGCTGCCATAGCGCACTTTTGGTTTATCATTATTCACCCTTTTGATGACGGAAACGGCAGAATTGGAAGAGCCATAACCGATATGTTGCTTGCCCGTGCCGAAGACAGCGGCGACCGTTTTTACAGCATGTCGAGCCAAATTTTAATAGAACGAAAACAGTATTATGAAGTATTGCAAAAAGTGCAACATAGCACAGGCGATATTACCGAATGGCTCGAATGGTTTTTACATTGCTTGAAAAACGCCATGCTTGCCACCGAAAACACCACGCAAAAAATCCTGCATAAAGCTGCATTTTGGAAATTGCACGAACAAACGTCCATCAACGAAAGACAACGACTGGTGCTCAACAAACTCTTTGATGGTTTTGAAGGAAAACTGCAAACCTCAAAATGGGCCAAAATTACCAAAACCTCAACCGACACCGCTTTAAGAGACATAAAAGACTTGGTAGCCAAAGGTATTTTACAACAAACCAACGAAGGCGGACGAAACGCCAATTATGAATTAATGGACTTCAAATTAGAATAA
- a CDS encoding TetR/AcrR family transcriptional regulator, whose protein sequence is MKSDLNDKQIQILEVAETLFAEKGFDGTSIRDISKEANINVAMVSYYFGSKEKLLESLILFKTSGLKEQLVNLIEENLEPVEKINKLIELYINRLNCNKGIYRVLHFELASKKRVLDIQSFSDIKKSNLKSLELIIQEGQAKGVFRKDIIIPLLTPTILGTYFHFQMNKPFFEEILDLKTEESFNNYVKNDLTKHIQQTIKALLIYES, encoded by the coding sequence GTGAAAAGTGATTTAAACGACAAACAAATCCAGATTCTGGAAGTAGCCGAAACGCTATTTGCCGAGAAGGGATTTGACGGCACTTCGATTCGCGACATTTCGAAAGAAGCCAATATTAACGTCGCCATGGTTTCCTATTATTTTGGCAGCAAAGAAAAATTACTGGAATCTTTGATATTATTCAAAACCTCCGGACTCAAGGAACAGTTGGTGAATTTGATAGAAGAAAACCTGGAACCAGTAGAAAAAATAAACAAGCTGATTGAACTTTACATCAACCGCCTCAATTGCAACAAGGGAATTTACCGCGTGCTGCATTTTGAATTGGCTTCCAAAAAAAGGGTTCTAGACATTCAGTCTTTTTCAGACATAAAAAAATCCAACTTGAAATCATTGGAACTCATCATTCAAGAAGGCCAAGCCAAAGGTGTTTTCAGGAAAGACATCATTATTCCTTTGCTCACGCCAACCATTTTGGGAACGTATTTCCATTTTCAAATGAACAAACCTTTTTTTGAAGAAATATTAGACTTGAAAACCGAAGAGTCATTCAACAATTACGTAAAAAACGATTTGACAAAACACATTCAACAAACCATTAAAGCCCTCTTAATATATGAAAGTTAG
- the yaaA gene encoding peroxide stress protein YaaA: MKIVISPAKSLNFEKALPTPNFSESLFLKESRQVHKVLKQKSPKELSELMDISDKLADLNWQRNQDWKTPFTSENARPAVFAFDGDVYTGLDAYSIPIEKLDVLQERLRILSGLYGLLKPLDLMQAYRLEMGTKLPIGESRNLYEFWKPIITKALNKELHKGELFVNLASNEYFSAVDVKELKVPVITPEFKDYKDGKLKIISFFAKKARGLMVRYIIDTNAETIEDLKGFDYEGYRFDANLSKGNQLVFTR, encoded by the coding sequence ATGAAAATCGTCATATCGCCAGCCAAGTCTTTAAACTTCGAAAAAGCATTGCCAACACCCAATTTTTCGGAATCTTTGTTTTTGAAAGAATCGCGCCAAGTGCACAAAGTGTTGAAGCAAAAATCGCCAAAGGAACTTTCAGAATTAATGGATATTTCGGATAAACTGGCCGATTTGAATTGGCAACGCAACCAAGATTGGAAAACGCCTTTCACGTCGGAAAATGCGCGTCCCGCCGTTTTTGCTTTCGATGGCGATGTTTACACTGGTTTGGATGCCTATTCGATTCCAATAGAAAAACTGGACGTTTTGCAAGAGCGTTTGCGCATTTTGTCGGGTTTGTACGGTCTTCTGAAACCATTGGATTTGATGCAGGCTTACCGATTGGAAATGGGAACCAAATTACCCATTGGCGAAAGCAGAAATCTATATGAATTTTGGAAACCCATTATCACCAAAGCGTTAAACAAAGAACTTCACAAAGGGGAACTTTTTGTCAACTTGGCCAGCAACGAATATTTTTCGGCAGTTGATGTCAAAGAGTTGAAAGTTCCCGTAATTACCCCTGAATTCAAGGATTACAAAGACGGAAAACTAAAGATAATCAGTTTTTTTGCCAAGAAGGCGAGGGGATTAATGGTGCGTTACATCATTGACACGAATGCCGAAACTATCGAAGATTTGAAAGGTTTCGATTATGAAGGCTATCGTTTTGACGCCAATTTGTCGAAAGGGAATCAGTTGGTTTTTACTCGATAA
- a CDS encoding TolC family protein — translation MKVSYLMLFGGFFIGISSISAQDKTNLKLEEAIQLAWTKSNEMSLAGTKVETQKQELQSAKNSQYPDLKITGQYLQLTEPTLHLELDAGSGSLPAPDKIAIGQASLKVPVFAGMKIQNGIKLQDNLFQAENAMASKTKEDVAMRVIDYYANLYKVQRTIELLKENQKSAQQRVTDFIALEKNGIIPRNDLLKAQLQVSKIQLSLDEALNNEKVINYYLVTLLKLPTETRLTVNESDLINFPKNSIPTDEQPAFQNRKDLEALQFQEKASQDNIKIAKGDYYPNVALTGGYAALNVNNIMTLENAMFIGVGVSYDLSGIVKNGTQVKIAKSKALEVKNTQELLKDNIRVQVQQAITNYDLAIKQNVVYNQAVEQATENYRIVKDKYENGLSDTNDLLEADVEQLKSKISETIAKVDVIQKYYGLLSATGQLSQTFNLSKI, via the coding sequence ATGAAAGTTAGTTATTTAATGCTCTTTGGAGGGTTCTTCATTGGAATTTCATCCATTAGTGCCCAAGACAAAACCAATTTAAAGCTGGAAGAAGCGATACAATTGGCTTGGACGAAAAGCAACGAAATGTCCTTGGCCGGCACCAAAGTGGAAACGCAAAAACAAGAATTACAATCGGCCAAGAACAGCCAATATCCCGATTTAAAAATTACCGGACAATACCTTCAATTGACGGAACCAACCCTACATTTGGAACTGGATGCAGGATCAGGATCATTGCCGGCACCGGATAAAATAGCCATTGGCCAAGCCAGTTTGAAAGTACCTGTGTTTGCAGGAATGAAAATTCAAAACGGCATAAAATTACAGGATAATTTGTTCCAAGCCGAAAATGCAATGGCATCCAAAACCAAAGAAGACGTAGCCATGCGAGTTATAGATTATTATGCCAATCTATATAAAGTACAAAGAACCATTGAATTATTGAAGGAAAATCAAAAAAGTGCCCAACAACGCGTTACCGATTTCATTGCTTTGGAAAAAAACGGAATCATTCCGCGAAATGATTTATTGAAGGCACAACTTCAGGTTTCCAAAATCCAGTTGTCTCTTGATGAAGCTTTGAACAATGAAAAAGTAATCAATTACTACCTGGTCACTTTGTTGAAATTGCCGACAGAGACAAGATTAACGGTAAACGAAAGCGATTTGATCAACTTTCCAAAGAATTCAATTCCAACGGATGAACAACCGGCGTTTCAAAATCGTAAAGACTTGGAAGCCTTGCAATTTCAGGAAAAAGCATCGCAAGACAACATCAAAATAGCCAAAGGAGATTACTATCCCAATGTGGCTTTGACCGGTGGATATGCCGCTTTGAACGTAAACAATATCATGACATTGGAAAACGCCATGTTTATTGGTGTTGGGGTATCGTATGACCTCAGCGGAATTGTAAAAAATGGTACCCAGGTAAAAATTGCCAAAAGCAAAGCGCTTGAAGTAAAAAACACCCAAGAATTATTAAAAGACAACATCAGGGTTCAGGTACAACAGGCGATTACCAATTATGATTTGGCCATTAAACAAAATGTAGTTTACAATCAAGCCGTTGAACAAGCCACTGAAAACTACCGAATTGTAAAAGACAAATACGAAAACGGACTATCGGACACCAATGATTTACTGGAAGCCGACGTAGAGCAACTGAAATCCAAAATAAGCGAAACCATTGCCAAGGTGGATGTTATTCAAAAATATTATGGATTACTTTCAGCAACCGGTCAATTATCACAAACTTTCAACCTTTCAAAAATATAA
- a CDS encoding ATP-binding cassette domain-containing protein, whose protein sequence is MNNKPHWNLLLSDFVNKNQLIKTLLSGNSTGELAVYNNLKGILFSDITIQQFIEKEEQYDTLKANSNRKLRSFSAGEQKKEFLKYCLNQKPDYIILDNPFDHLDLASRKTLADSLEQLSESLGFIQLVNRTEDLLSFIENKAQITDDSFVVKPINPSTNPTEKTHTTQIPKPLHSYEGNDPVLVKMDGVSVSYNERPIVDSIYWTIQRGEFWQLVGPNGSGKSTILSMITGENPKGYGQELYLFGRKKGSGESVWDIKKNIGIFSTSMTQMFKRNHTLEQMILSGFFDSIGLYTQPTILQKQIANQWLEVIGMSALKNKSFLQLSLGQQRVILIVRAVIKHPPLIILDEPLEGLDDNNSVLVTDLINLLIQETNMTIIYVSHRMEPALKPKSIFELIPMETGSIGKIKQQDISL, encoded by the coding sequence ATGAACAATAAACCCCATTGGAATCTCCTTTTATCTGATTTTGTCAATAAAAATCAACTGATTAAAACCCTGCTTTCCGGGAACAGCACCGGCGAATTGGCCGTTTACAACAACTTGAAAGGCATTCTTTTTTCGGACATCACCATTCAACAATTTATAGAAAAAGAAGAGCAATACGACACTCTTAAAGCTAATTCAAATCGAAAATTGCGCAGCTTCTCGGCTGGCGAACAAAAAAAGGAATTCCTGAAATATTGCCTGAACCAAAAGCCGGATTACATCATTTTGGACAATCCTTTCGACCATTTGGATCTGGCTTCCCGAAAAACATTGGCCGATTCTCTGGAACAATTATCAGAATCGTTGGGCTTCATCCAATTGGTGAACCGCACCGAAGATTTGCTTTCTTTCATTGAAAACAAGGCGCAGATTACCGATGATTCTTTTGTCGTGAAACCCATCAATCCTTCGACAAATCCCACCGAAAAGACGCATACAACCCAAATCCCTAAACCCTTGCATTCGTATGAAGGCAACGACCCCGTTCTAGTAAAAATGGACGGCGTTTCGGTAAGTTACAACGAAAGACCCATTGTGGATTCTATTTACTGGACGATTCAACGAGGGGAATTTTGGCAACTCGTTGGACCAAACGGTTCTGGAAAAAGCACCATATTATCAATGATTACTGGAGAAAACCCGAAAGGCTACGGACAGGAATTGTACCTTTTTGGACGTAAAAAAGGAAGCGGCGAAAGCGTTTGGGACATCAAGAAAAACATCGGGATTTTCTCGACTTCGATGACGCAGATGTTCAAAAGAAACCACACTTTGGAACAAATGATTCTCTCGGGATTTTTCGATTCCATTGGATTGTACACCCAACCGACCATTTTGCAAAAACAAATCGCGAATCAATGGCTGGAAGTCATAGGGATGAGTGCATTAAAAAACAAGTCGTTTCTACAATTGTCTTTAGGCCAACAAAGGGTCATCCTGATTGTTCGTGCCGTCATCAAACATCCACCCTTGATTATTTTGGACGAACCTCTCGAAGGTCTCGACGACAACAATTCCGTTTTGGTTACCGACCTCATCAACCTCTTGATTCAAGAGACCAACATGACGATTATTTATGTTTCGCATCGAATGGAACCCGCGCTGAAACCCAAGTCAATTTTTGAATTGATTCCAATGGAAACGGGTTCGATTGGCAAAATAAAGCAGCAGGACATTAGCCTATAA
- a CDS encoding M48 family metalloprotease, translating to MKRESIFLTVMLALLGFSTANAQINFGEKALGAVQKGVAGLTFSDAQAAQLSKEAVTKMDAEHVIAGPTDPYTIRLNKIFGKYTNAYGLALNYKVYVLKEVNAFATADGSVRVYTGLMDVMDDNELLVVIGHEIGHVVNHDSRDAIKAAYQKEALIEGAASQSGKVAAITDSQLGKIGSAMIDCKHSRKQESEADTFAYDFMKKNGYDVNAVESAFSILAKMSEGAQTDFLTKMMSSHPDSKERADNARKRAEKEGLYKPYVHKMPVVAKPKTTTKTTTKKTSTTAKK from the coding sequence ATGAAAAGAGAATCCATATTTTTAACCGTGATGCTTGCCCTTTTGGGTTTTTCAACTGCCAATGCACAAATCAATTTTGGAGAAAAAGCCTTGGGAGCTGTTCAAAAAGGAGTGGCTGGGCTCACTTTCAGCGATGCACAAGCAGCCCAATTATCAAAAGAGGCCGTGACCAAAATGGATGCAGAACACGTTATTGCCGGTCCAACCGATCCCTACACCATTCGGTTAAACAAGATTTTTGGCAAATACACCAATGCTTACGGATTGGCTTTAAACTATAAAGTTTATGTTCTCAAGGAAGTCAATGCTTTCGCCACCGCCGATGGAAGTGTTCGTGTTTACACGGGATTGATGGATGTCATGGACGACAACGAATTGCTGGTGGTCATCGGTCACGAAATTGGTCATGTTGTCAACCACGATTCCAGGGATGCCATCAAGGCGGCTTACCAAAAAGAAGCCTTGATTGAAGGTGCCGCTTCACAATCGGGCAAGGTGGCAGCGATAACTGATAGTCAATTGGGGAAAATTGGCAGCGCCATGATTGATTGCAAACACAGCAGAAAACAAGAATCGGAAGCCGATACGTTTGCCTATGATTTCATGAAGAAAAACGGTTATGACGTCAATGCCGTGGAATCTGCCTTTTCTATTTTGGCCAAAATGAGCGAAGGAGCCCAAACCGATTTTTTGACTAAAATGATGAGTTCGCACCCAGATTCGAAAGAAAGAGCCGACAATGCAAGAAAGAGAGCCGAAAAAGAAGGATTGTACAAACCTTACGTTCACAAAATGCCGGTTGTGGCCAAGCCAAAAACAACCACCAAAACAACAACCAAGAAAACTTCCACCACTGCCAAAAAATAA
- a CDS encoding energy transducer TonB has protein sequence MSRLSIFETRWIDLIFENRNQEYGAYQLRRESVKSSFTALFMGLLFVASIGAITTIANHFNRDVAPVITIPEWSEPIEVTKVDFDKIVEPVLPEVQSQAAAATIDKDQLINPVIVHPEDANPDIATNVENKHASDVISNGTGPIGDNPSSSGNGIGTETTKAVDYGTTVVNTSILDKMPEFPGGIEKFYKYVGNNFEKPEIDDMSTLRVYVSFVIEKDGSMTDIKVNRDPGYGLGREAIRVLKSLRTKWSPGIIDSKPVRTAYNLPIVLEMR, from the coding sequence ATGTCTAGATTAAGTATTTTCGAAACTCGTTGGATTGATCTCATCTTCGAAAACAGAAACCAAGAATACGGTGCCTATCAATTGCGCCGTGAAAGTGTCAAAAGCTCCTTTACTGCCCTGTTTATGGGATTGTTGTTTGTGGCTTCCATTGGGGCAATTACGACAATTGCCAACCATTTCAATCGAGATGTTGCGCCAGTCATTACAATTCCGGAATGGTCTGAACCCATAGAAGTCACCAAAGTTGACTTTGATAAAATTGTGGAACCAGTGCTTCCCGAAGTGCAAAGTCAAGCCGCCGCAGCCACAATCGACAAAGACCAGCTCATCAATCCCGTTATCGTGCATCCAGAAGACGCCAATCCAGACATTGCCACCAACGTGGAAAACAAACATGCTTCTGATGTCATTTCGAATGGAACGGGGCCAATTGGCGACAACCCTTCTTCTTCAGGAAATGGAATCGGGACTGAAACCACCAAAGCGGTTGATTATGGAACCACTGTGGTAAACACCTCAATACTAGACAAAATGCCAGAGTTTCCGGGCGGAATCGAAAAATTCTACAAATATGTAGGCAATAATTTCGAAAAACCTGAAATAGATGACATGAGCACGCTTAGGGTTTATGTGTCGTTCGTCATCGAAAAAGACGGCAGCATGACCGATATCAAAGTCAACAGGGATCCCGGTTATGGTTTGGGAAGAGAAGCCATTCGAGTTTTGAAATCTTTGAGAACCAAATGGTCTCCGGGAATTATTGATTCGAAACCGGTTCGAACCGCTTATAACTTGCCGATCGTATTGGAAATGCGATAA
- a CDS encoding HlyD family secretion protein: MEKKKTNNKFIIILSVLILVGGTYGITKYLHSQGHEETDDAQIEKNMNPIIPRVSGYISKVYVKDNDYVKKGDTLFTIDKRDYQLKIEEANAAFIAAEGGFEVAKEDIGSALASIAVSDANVQSAGGNIETAKIRLGRANSDYVRYENLYKNHSITKQQYEQALATKQEAESQVRILQQQQKASAFQKTVIEAKSRVSNKQTQVAAANIKKAKALLEVAQLNLSYTVVTAAIDGQVSKIDIQPGQLVQQGQSLFYIINNKEAWVVANFKETQLNKMVIGQKVTVKVDAYPDYDFKGTLTSFSPATGSRFSLLPPDNATGNFVKTIQRLPVKISLNPSNDPEKIKLLRPGMNADVDVHLK, from the coding sequence ATGGAAAAGAAAAAAACAAACAATAAATTCATTATAATCCTATCGGTTTTAATCCTGGTTGGAGGAACTTACGGAATCACAAAATACCTTCATTCACAAGGACACGAAGAAACGGATGATGCCCAAATCGAGAAAAACATGAACCCGATAATTCCAAGAGTTTCGGGATATATCAGCAAAGTGTACGTGAAAGACAATGATTATGTAAAAAAAGGAGATACTTTATTTACCATTGACAAAAGAGATTACCAATTGAAAATTGAAGAAGCAAACGCTGCCTTTATAGCTGCTGAAGGCGGATTTGAAGTGGCCAAAGAAGATATTGGAAGCGCATTGGCCAGTATTGCCGTTTCGGATGCCAATGTTCAATCGGCTGGAGGAAATATCGAGACCGCAAAAATCAGATTGGGAAGAGCCAACAGCGACTATGTTCGTTACGAAAATCTATATAAAAATCACTCGATTACAAAACAACAATACGAACAAGCATTGGCCACCAAACAAGAAGCGGAAAGCCAAGTGCGAATTTTGCAACAACAACAAAAAGCAAGTGCTTTCCAAAAAACGGTAATTGAGGCAAAATCGAGAGTTAGCAACAAACAAACTCAAGTGGCCGCCGCCAATATCAAAAAAGCAAAAGCATTATTGGAAGTGGCTCAATTGAACTTGAGTTATACCGTCGTGACTGCCGCCATTGACGGACAAGTTTCAAAAATTGACATACAGCCGGGACAATTGGTTCAACAAGGACAATCGTTGTTTTATATCATCAACAACAAGGAAGCTTGGGTTGTGGCCAATTTCAAAGAAACACAATTGAACAAAATGGTTATCGGTCAAAAAGTAACCGTAAAAGTAGACGCCTATCCCGATTATGATTTTAAAGGAACGCTTACCTCGTTTTCGCCGGCAACCGGATCCCGTTTTTCATTGCTTCCGCCTGATAATGCAACAGGAAATTTTGTGAAAACCATTCAAAGATTACCGGTAAAAATAAGCTTGAATCCATCAAACGATCCTGAAAAAATAAAATTGCTTCGTCCGGGGATGAACGCCGACGTAGATGTTCATTTGAAGTAA
- a CDS encoding DHA2 family efflux MFS transporter permease subunit, whose amino-acid sequence MVQNQEDDLVEYGINRVIITITCIMCALLEIVDTTIVNVALNNMRGSLGATLTDVAWVITAYAIANVIVIPMTSWLSQQFGRRNYFATSIIIFTVASFLCGNATNIWELVAFRFIQGLGGGALLVTAQTIITESYPVAKRGMAQAIYGMGVIVGPTLGPPLGGYIVDHFSWPFIFYINIPIGIIAALLTIGFVKSPKYGEKLKAKQVDWWGILLLTTFIGSLQFVLEHGQQDDWFNDSIIVTLSVVFVFGLVLFVWRQLTYKHPIVNLKVLKDSNLRIGTIMSFIMGFGLYGSTFIIPVYTQSLLGWTATDAGLLLIPSSITTGIMMPFIGKMIQRGVPQTYMVAVGFLVFFLFTFLMRGVMTPDTGVEHMFWPLILRGVGLGLLFVPITTLSLSTLKGKHIGEGAAFTGMMRQLGGSFGIAIITTYLTRFNQEHRVNLISYLDKSSFKVQQTVHQLQMGFMSKGYSANQALSKAYKVIEMKVMAQSSVLSFMDIFMYLGILFLLCIPFILMVKKGKNKIDPAEAMH is encoded by the coding sequence ATGGTACAAAACCAAGAAGACGATTTAGTAGAATACGGCATTAACAGGGTCATCATCACGATAACCTGTATTATGTGTGCTTTACTCGAAATTGTAGATACTACGATTGTAAACGTAGCCCTAAACAACATGAGAGGCAGCCTTGGTGCTACCCTAACCGATGTTGCTTGGGTAATTACAGCCTATGCCATTGCCAACGTGATTGTAATCCCGATGACGAGTTGGTTGTCGCAACAATTTGGCCGACGAAATTACTTTGCAACCTCTATTATCATTTTTACGGTAGCTTCTTTTTTATGCGGGAATGCCACCAATATTTGGGAACTGGTTGCTTTTAGATTCATACAGGGATTGGGAGGAGGAGCTTTGTTGGTTACCGCGCAGACCATTATTACCGAAAGTTATCCCGTGGCCAAAAGGGGAATGGCACAGGCAATTTACGGAATGGGAGTTATTGTTGGACCAACATTGGGACCGCCATTGGGAGGTTACATTGTTGACCATTTTTCATGGCCTTTCATTTTTTACATCAACATTCCAATTGGTATTATTGCAGCTTTACTAACTATTGGTTTTGTAAAAAGTCCAAAATACGGAGAGAAACTCAAGGCCAAACAAGTCGATTGGTGGGGAATTTTGCTCTTGACCACTTTCATCGGTTCCTTGCAATTTGTATTGGAACACGGCCAGCAGGACGATTGGTTCAATGACAGCATAATCGTGACCTTAAGCGTAGTTTTCGTCTTTGGTTTAGTGCTGTTTGTATGGCGACAACTCACCTATAAGCATCCAATTGTAAACCTGAAAGTATTAAAGGACAGTAACCTTAGAATTGGAACCATTATGTCTTTCATCATGGGATTTGGATTGTATGGATCTACATTTATCATTCCAGTATATACCCAATCTCTTTTAGGATGGACAGCTACCGATGCAGGTTTATTGTTAATCCCAAGTTCCATAACAACGGGTATCATGATGCCTTTCATAGGAAAAATGATTCAGCGTGGAGTACCTCAAACCTACATGGTAGCAGTGGGATTCCTGGTATTTTTTCTTTTCACCTTTTTGATGCGCGGCGTAATGACACCAGACACCGGCGTTGAGCACATGTTTTGGCCGTTAATCCTCAGAGGTGTTGGTTTGGGATTATTATTCGTGCCAATTACCACTTTATCATTATCCACCCTAAAAGGAAAACATATTGGTGAAGGTGCGGCCTTTACAGGAATGATGCGACAATTGGGAGGTTCTTTTGGTATTGCCATCATAACCACTTACCTTACCAGGTTCAATCAGGAGCACCGCGTGAATTTGATTTCCTATTTGGACAAAAGCTCTTTCAAAGTACAGCAAACGGTTCATCAACTGCAGATGGGTTTTATGTCCAAAGGATATTCTGCCAATCAAGCTTTGTCCAAAGCCTATAAAGTCATCGAAATGAAAGTGATGGCACAAAGTTCCGTATTGTCATTTATGGATATTTTTATGTATCTCGGAATCTTGTTCCTGTTGTGCATTCCCTTTATTCTTATGGTCAAAAAAGGAAAAAACAAAATTGACCCTGCCGAGGCGATGCATTAG
- a CDS encoding RNA polymerase sigma factor has product MEINQQIEKAKKGDQTAFTFLLDFYWNEVYGFMLKRTENETNAEDITIETFSKAFDKIATYNPEFQFNTWLIAIAKNVHIDLMRKKKSSLFIEITDDEDQQAYNIADTTPSAEDELITEQNLSQLLQFIKQLKPHYQEVIQLRYFQEMSYQEIANKIDEPLSNVKIKLLRAKKLLAEIIQDNR; this is encoded by the coding sequence TTGGAAATAAATCAACAAATCGAAAAAGCAAAAAAAGGCGATCAAACGGCCTTCACTTTTCTGTTGGATTTTTATTGGAACGAGGTCTATGGTTTTATGCTCAAACGCACCGAAAACGAGACCAATGCCGAGGACATCACCATCGAAACTTTCTCGAAAGCATTCGACAAAATAGCCACTTACAATCCGGAATTCCAGTTCAACACTTGGCTGATTGCTATTGCCAAAAACGTCCACATCGACTTGATGCGCAAAAAGAAATCTAGTCTTTTTATCGAAATCACGGACGACGAAGACCAGCAAGCCTACAACATTGCCGACACCACTCCATCGGCGGAAGACGAATTAATCACCGAGCAAAACCTTTCGCAGTTACTGCAATTCATCAAACAACTCAAACCGCATTACCAGGAAGTCATCCAGCTGCGCTATTTCCAGGAAATGAGCTATCAGGAAATTGCCAACAAAATTGACGAACCCCTGAGCAACGTCAAAATAAAACTGCTTCGCGCCAAGAAATTGTTGGCAGAAATCATCCAGGATAATCGATAG